The DNA window CACAAGATGGTTCCTGATCAGAAGCTCCACTGCTTCTACGTTGTATTTGTACTCGTCACGGCATTCAATCAGACACCTGTAaatgaacacagcaaaacaacataCCAGGACAATTATGAAAAACTACATACCTGTTAAGTTTTGTGACTGCATTTTCCACAgatgtgatgctatcatgttgACAACAGACcaacatataaacacctggcaGTTCCCACTACAATAGGTTGCTCCAGAACCACATTTTGcaatgatgacacacacaccgacTCAAAATGTACTAACAATACCAGCTTTGCTGTCCTGCTGGTAAATAGTCTACACATGTAGCCCACTTAGGCCGTGTACCACAGGGGGGACATTTTACTGCTTTTCACCATCTCTCAGAAGATTAACAATAATCTACCCCACAGCCAAACAACAAGCTTGTATCATTCAAATCAGTAAAAGCAGAGGAAGCATAAGACAGCGACATAGTATAAATCATGGCTTGAAATCAAATATGTCCTGACTCACCTGGTGATCTGTTTATTGCACCACTGTGGTCCATAGGCACGTCCATCCTGTAGGGCTTTAAgcaccagcaggtggcactcCCTGTAGCGTAGCAGCAAGTCAGCATCAGCTCCACTAGTAGCATCCAGAAGACCTTCCACAGCCTGGAAAATAAAGAAACCAGCATAGTCAAACACAGGTTAGCACAGATTAATCCTCCACCTTGCCTCCCTCACACCATTTCAAAAGCTGCAATTGTAAAAGTAACTGTCCTACCTTCTGCAGAAGGCCAAGTGCAGCGATGCCGTCCCTGGAATTCCTAGCCAAGGCCACAGCTTCCAGCAGGCTGCGTAGAGCCTGGGTCAAGGGGTTCATGGCAAGGGCTGGAGGGATGGCATGAAGATGTTGCTCCAAGTCTGCCATGCACTTATCGTAGATCTGAGCCACATCATCTGTGGCCCATGCCTGTTGCTGTTAAAAGCGATACAGAAagatttaattattttctgtGGGTTTAATACTGTAACACCTATCTGTGACACAAATTTCCTGACCTTAACATAAGAGGCACTTAGTTCAGTGCAGGCTGTTCTAGTTCCTTATATACTGTATTATAGCACAATTAAAAATGAGAGTAATGTTTTTGTCCTTGGTCAACATtggcacacacaaaaacaaaaaacaaacaaacaaaaaaaaaaaaaaacattttcatttttaaaaagcactctAGTCCATTTTATCCTTACCTTCTCTAGTCGTTTTAGCTCTTAAATTTAATTCTGGGGATCCCAAAAAGGGAACTCACCTTCATGGGCTGAGCCAAAAAGCCAGTGGGCTGGGAGAGATCATTACTGGGTAAGAAACCTGGAACGTTCCTGGCAAACTCCTCATATACAGCCAGTTGCTTTGGGTCCACTCCTCCCACCTACAGACACAAATGCATTGTTGTTACTTTGTTACTCTGACAACTTACACTGTATGTGCAGTTTGTTGATACACTGAACCATGGTCCTATTGGACATGTTGGACAGATCCAGTAAGTGACATAACAATAAattatgttttgatatagtgCACAACTGGATGTTACAGTGATCTCACCTTGAGTCTGATCTGCTCTGGCATTCGTTCAGCCTGGTAAGTCAGAACAACAGGATCACAGTACCGACGACCCTCTTGGCGTGCATGTTTCCTCAGCTCAAACTCCTAGAGGTGTTAAAAGACCCAGTTAAGAAATTAGATGCTTTTGCTTTACAAaatcagaattaaaaaaaaaacaaaaaaacacaaagatatgAATGAAACTTTTACAATTTACTCTTGTAAATGCCCCATGCTTAAGTCTCACCGTGGCTAGTCTCTTGTCCATTTCAGGGCCAGCCTTTTCCACGGCCGTTTTCTGAATGAAACAGCAAGCCAGTTCACAGTTGTCTTGTGCAATCCTTGCAGCAGCCTCTTCCATCATTTCCCTCTGTTGGGGGGTTGGTGCCTGAGGGAATAAACACCTTAAGTTAAAGAAGTGGGAATGGTACAAGAAAAGGATAAGAAAGCTCTCTCTATGTACCGTCTCTTTATACCTTAGAAAACACTAGCAATTACCCTACTAGCCCTCATTCAGCTTACCCTTagtgcagcagcaaagctgttcTTAAGGTTGGTGGCAATGCTCATGAGCAGGGGCTCGCGGCAGGTGATCATGGCCATGCCAGCAGTTAGGTTTCTCATCATATGGTGGGCAGCCACACGCATGCGGGACTCCTCTGAATCCAGGGCAAAGTCCTTCCTGATGATCTGCTCACAGGTCGTCATGGCTATTTTGATAGAGCGGTCAACCACAGGGTGCACCAGCTCCTGAACAGCTCGCTCTACTGACTGCCGTACACACTGCTTCAACTGAGGATGGGCCTGTAGCAATGGGATCTAAAGAGAAAAGACAGCAGAAGCATGACAGAAAAGTTgagaaaggaaaaacaaaaggatAAAGTCaacaggagaaagaaaagatgCAAAAGAAATGGTCTGAGCATGTCTGTGTCTTTTAGATGGAAAGTTGACTTCTCTGTCTGTGCTTTGCAGATGCCCAACACTTACATTAACATTGATATTGATGTGTGGAGCCAGGCCTGCCAAGGCATACACATTGATATCGTGGTAACTGAACTGTGGGGTGGGGGGCCCGGTGGTTGTGcaagtggtggtggtggcagcTGGGGTTGAGGGAGGGGCTGCAAATGGAACAAAGTCTCCTGTTGGTCACAAAACACTAATTTGAttaaaatcacaccaaaaaGCTGATTATCCAGACAACATAAACAGAAAGCAAGCACataggcaacaacaacaacaacatgtaaCAGTAAGCTTTTCAGtctaacataaaaaaaaattaaaagaagtTTTCTCAAACAACGAGACAGAGCAAAAGACGGACATGACAAAACAGAAGTAGCTGATCTGGTCAAAATAATCATCACATTTTGAGATGTTGATATGTTaacattatttatttctatttaaaatcAAAGTCACATTCATCCTATTGATGCAGGTGGTTTCAAAAGATATCTTCAAACTTTTTAAGACTGACTCAAGTATGGGTCACAATGCGTTGCTTCAATCATTTGGAAGGATGAGTCATTACTAGGGTTTTGTTCGCACATCAGAAAATTTTCAAACCCTAGAATGATACGGACATTTTACCAGAGGCAAGGATGATAAGTCCAAAGCCAAACAGACAAATGAATCTAAACTATATTAAGGCTGTAgctcaaaacttaaatgtaCAGTTCACAGAAAGCAGCACAAAGGTACAAGAAAATATGCAGTGTTCACCTGTGGTAGAAACTGGCAGCATCTCCTCTGGAGGCTTCGCCTCTTTCTTTGGTGCAGACAGCTGCTCCTCCAGGCTCTTTAGCTTCTCTTTGTCCTTTAGCAAGCTTCCTGGCTTGAGGTCATTGATGTCCAAAGACAAGTTCTTACACAGAACTTCAATTTCAAACTTTAAGTTcagctgcaggaaacaggagAACAACATGATAAATAATCTCACAATTTTTCAGCTTACTACGATTTTACTGTAGCTATTAGAGAATACTGTTGATTTGTATTAGAACTGAAAGTGGCAATGCATGGGTAATGGACAATAATGTGACAGGCTATTTAATGCAGATGGTATTAGCTGACAATGTTGGATATAGCTGGGTTACAGGGAACAGGTTGTGGCATGATCACTTCATATGTGTTACCAAAAACTGCTGAGGTGTTGCCTTTTAGCTATGATTTAGGCAGACTGTATTTCCAAGAGCTGTCCGAGTTAAGCAGCTACATAAGAAGAATAATCTATTACCTTGAGGTCATGTTCTTGATGCAGCTCAGCGAGAACATTCATGATGGCCATGGTCCAGGGGTTCTGGGGCCTGAAGACCTACAACATCGGAGACACACATTAGTTCAAGTCACTATGAAAAATCCACAGGATCTCAAATGGTGGAGTCAGGTAAGCATATGCCAATTTtcttaactgtgtgtgtgaaaaagagATATTTTGCCTGAAGTGAACACCGCAGCATGACACACTGCGCAGTAGTATGACATAATGTCTGCTGCATGGAGACACCTCTTAGTCCTATTTGACTAACCATGCTTCGTAGACTGGACTCTAAAACCTTTGCCACAAAGGGAACCACATATAGTAGCTCCTGCTGGCCCTTCACATAGGCTTCCAGTAGCAGAGACTTGACTTCCAGATCCTGGGAAAGGGAGAACATGTTAGCCAACTCAAAAGGCAACAGGGGGCCCATCACATAATAAAACAatgcaagcaaaaaaaaaagcgttaCAAATTCTTACCGTGTAAAGGATAGGCTTGTTTTTGGCCAGTGTAATCATGCCCAACCAGTGGCCCAAGTTCTTCAGCAGGGAGCGATCAGAGAAATTGGCAGCTGCCTTGTCAGAGGTCAACAGAACCTAAGAGAAATTGAGAGATGGTAGGGGATCGTCAGTGTACTACTATGGTAAATGGGCACAAAAAAACTGATAGTTTtgatatgtgtttttttggtggtTGCAGTCAGACCAGAAAAGAGCGTTTGAAGATATTAAAGCCCTAAAGTCACCATCTTTTACCTTGATATTCCTGTAAGTCTCATTGAGGACCATCTTCACGAACTCCGGGTTCTTGAGAGTGTCCAGAAAGTTGGAATAGAGACTGTGGAAGTTGGGCTCAATGCTGACACGTTTCATCACCAGGTACTGCGACACCCAGGGCATGAACTCTTCCTTCACCGTCTCTTTCAACTCCTCAACCTGATATAAGCAAATGTGGTTTTAAAAATGCTTCTTTGACTATTAAGGATTTTGATATACAGatatgttttgtctgttttcactTACCTTTTGGGTCATGTTGGATTGAGAAAGGTTGTTGAAGATAAAAGCAATCTTCTCCTGAACATTCTCTGGAGGCTCTACAATCCTTTCTGTTTGGTCAGTGGCCACCAGCAGGGTGTCAATGTTGGTTGTGTTTATGGAGGGCTGCAGGCAGGAACAAGAAGAATTACAGTTGAAAGGAGGTATCACTATATATACACTGTAtctgcagaaaaacaagccAATTTAAAGCATTGACAAGACACATGGTAGGGTGTCTAAACTCACAGGCACATCCTTCTTGAAGCTGCTGGGTGTTGGTCTTGTGATGGTAGGGGTCTTGGCTACTGTGGTTGTAGTCGTGGTGGTGGTGACTAGAGTGCTGGGCTGACCTGGCTGTGGGGCTTTAGGGACGCCAGGTTGCTGCGACTGGGCTTGGACTTGTGCAAGTGCCAGACTGCCAGGTGTGGTGATGGAGCCTTGCATCTTCACCGGAGGGTCCCGTGACTGTTGGCCATACTCGATATACTGCACGCACAGGATATTGAAAGGAGCAGAGCGACAGATTTAATTTATCTGTTTGTATGTATCCTTTTCTACAGTCATATTTGGGACAAACTAAAGCCCCAATCAGACAAAGCATGTTTTGAAGGTTGCAAAATGTGAGGCGCACCACACCATTTTTAAACTGGCCCAATTagacagagcttttttttttttttttttttaaaaatcattgcTAGGAAACCACGGAATTACATTTCCTTAGTTAATGCTGTGAAGTAAAATCACAGATCTGTAGCTTaaaatctgcataaaaatggTCAGGCAGAGTGCACGTGCTCTGGCTCTGACGTAGGGTGAGAGGCTGTTACCAAATAGTATTTTCGTCTGCACTGAAGTGAGCTAATGCTAGCTACACACAAATCATGTATGCTCCCACTTGCTGTCATTACCACCACAAAAGGCCACCCCTCAATTCATCTGATTGGGCAATACGGAAAAATGCAATGATGTCAGCTCATATTACTCTCCTAGTTGAAGTGTTGGCAACTTAAGGCATTAAGGGCGCTCCTGCAAAAACGCAAGGGGCATAGAGTGGAAAACCACAAGATGCTCAGCAACACAAAAGCAGTGGAAAGAAAGCGCTTCACTCtcattgaaaacattttaaaaagccatCCCAGACTTCTCTAACATGCTGTCTCACCCAAGACTTTTGAATGGTGAGCATAGATAAATTAAGGAAACCTGATTACCTCTTGTAAATGGTGGGGGAATTGCAAGAAGTGTGCAATTGAAGCCAGGTGCTGACAATATTGAGGATAGTCCTTTAgtctggaaacacaagacataGTTAGCTTATAACAAGATGACTGTTGttatattattattcatttaataaaataaaacatttcaatacCTGTTTTTAAACCTATCTAGGGCGGCAATtccaaaataatacattttggaTCCATAGGGTTTTCTTAAGGCTTCAAGAACATATCGGAGGGCCAAGCCCAGGGCCATGTAGGTGACAAGACCCTTCTCAATAATGCCACCAAAAAGGCAGGCAGTGATGTGCAGCTCCTTGTCTGGGTACTGGGGGAAGAATCGGTATTCCTCAAACAAGTTCCGTAGCATGCAATTGAACACCTCTCGCTCCCGCTTGATGGTTGAATCCTTGAATCtctgcagcatttccagtaCCTACGAGGGGGGACAATGATGTGGCGGGAGGTAAGTTAATTCGAAAAGCAACAACATTACTGAGACTATGACAAAACTTATCAACAGCAGCCAATAATTGCCTGTGTGAATTTGATTTAGGTAAGTGTTTTTGGCAGAGGCGAATGAATTATATCATTACATACTTCATCCACAGACATAGTTGGGTGAGGTGGGTGGTTGTAGATGCGCTGGAAATAACTGTTTGCTTCATCATCGATCTCCTTACTAAAGTGCTGGTTTGCCTCGGGCCACACCTGAGAAAGGTCAGctgaaaaaagtatttaaaaaaaagacattttaaaccaaaaccgTCATTAACTTGAATGTTGTAATGCAACACTGGTTATCTCATTAAAAGTGGGGCTGTCAGCATAAGCAGACAAGGAGTGGAAGACTAATCTGTATTTCCTCTATGATAAACTGTATGAAGTTGTATAACATGTAAAAGAGAAGAAAGTCGCACCTAAATGTTTACATGAAGTTAAAACTGCATTAGGTAGCTTTTAGTCAAACTTCTCTTGTAAACTGTATTTGTGAGGCACACTGAGGTGCATTACAAATAATTTTGCAAATCAAGATAAAACTGATTATCACTGTGGAGGAAATACAGTGCTGAGCAGCGCAGGGCGGGGCTCTCAGTCACACCACTGCCACCACCACTTACAGGCCTTCATCTTACTCTGCTGAAAGGTTGGTGGGTTCAGGCCTGGTGTGCTCATCTTCCTGGTGCCAAAAGGGTCGGTGTTCACGGTTGACATACCCAGACTAGAGCCAATACCGGAGCCAATGCCCGTGCCCAGAGGACCTGAAAGAAACATAACACTTTAATAATTTAAATCAATACATACCTCCCTCTATGAATTATAACCCTTTCTCCTCTGAATTTGGTTAAGTTTAATATGAACAAGGATTGAGTGACCAGGGTGTTCTGCCAAATTTGTTACTCCTTATAAAATACTCTGCCAGTGGCTTTATCTGAATTACCCAACATGATACAAACTAATAAAGGATCCCCAGCTATGCCACACTTGCTTAGGCTTACTGTATGCACAATATACTAACATTCAGCAACAGTGTAACCACAACAATTTGTATAACTTCTCACTGAATTGGAAGAAGACTCAAAAGGCTGTAACAGCGCAGTATGACTTGCTGATTTAATATGAGCATGCCTTGGttgtgtaaaaatgaaaaaatgaaatatcataGTACCAGAGTCCATACCGGGAAGCTGCGAGGACAGGCTGCCTATGCCACCAAATGGTGTGCTGGGGTTGGGGTTGGACAGTGGTGGGAAGGCCTTTGCTGGGGACTGGGGATTACTGAAAGCTGAACTCAGTGAGGTTGGGAAACCCTGCATGCTTTGAGTATGGGAGGTGGCTGTGCCCCCCAGGTTCAAGGAACCCATGCCAGACAGAGAGTCCATCTAGAGAAAagcaagagagggagagacaaggaggtcaaaaagagaaacaacaaGTCTTTTTAGCATGTTAGGAATATAGAATGGTTTTGACACCAATTTCCAATATTAAAAGGCATTACGTTTGCCTGCAGAGGCATGACGTAGCTTTCATATGAGGGTACCTGTACAGGAGAGATGGCATCCAGGCTGCTGGTGCTGGGGGCACGTCCCTTTGGCATTACCCCTGGTGGTGGTTGCCGGGCTTTATTCATCACATTGCTGCAGTTGGCAACCATGGTCAGGATAGTCTCTGACAGCTCCTGCGACACGCTCCTgagacaaaatgacacaaatctttaagttaaataaaaaagataacaCTGTATGAAAGGGTAAGAGTGAttggtctcaaaaaataaactGCACATTCTTGAGATTGTTGGTCTGAAATGTTCGAACCACCATAAAAAGCAACCAAAGCTGGGCTTCACTTTAAGGGAGACTGAAGTTATTAAACAGTTAATCAGAAGGTCAACAAAAAAGCAAACTAATAGTTCAGTGATGGAGACTAAGCCAGATAGTGTCTCACCCTGCACAGGACTGCAGGCAGGCCAGCATGGTGGCTAAGGTCTCCGGGGGTAGCTGGGCACTTTTGGGCTGGTCCTTGTCTGGGGCCAGACCCCCCATAATGGATGGGCAGCGTCTCTTCAGGAATGTCACACAGGCCTGGATAAAAGGTTcctgaaaaaatacaaaaattttGTAAAATACAATTTATTTAAGGTGGTGCTCAAACTACAATGACAAAAACAGGGAAACCAACAAtcttattgtttttcttttcgtTTTGTTTTTGAGAAAACGGAGTAAATCTATTAGAAGACTTACCCCATGCTCTCTGATTTTGTCAGTTAGCCATTTATCAAGTTTGAGGTATTCACGGCGAGAGGCAAGTGCAGCAAGGTCAATAACAAAGGCAAAGGGAGTACCATTCAGCAACATCGATAGAGACtagagaggaaaataaaaacactgtcttAGTGACCATGAAAATGACCTCAATGAAAACAACTTCCATTTAGGATAAAGTGGAGACCACCAGAGGATATACGGCCCCATATACTctcatttgtatttgtcattaaATCTCATGTTGATTAAAACTAGTACatccttaaaaataaaacatatggaGGAACATTATTCAATATAACAGTCTAATGTGCCACAAACAGAAGGCACTGCATCAGTGATTATTTAGTCTATTCTGACAAACCTTCAAGTCCTGTGCCACATCCAGGATGCGAGACAGCTTAGCTTGGTCATACTGCTCCCCTCTCATGTACCACTCAGCCATTGAATGCATTATTAGTTGACGGATGGAGGGAGACTGTCCCTGTAAAAATAATCACCAGGTTTTGTTAGTACACAGGTGTTGTAAGAATATAATCAAGACAACAAATAACTTTAGATGTATCAAAGAGCACAGAGAacgaaaacaacaaaaacattgaaATCAACAAGCATTAACACCAACCTGTCCATGCCAGGCATAGTGCAGGATAATGGCAGAGTTCGGGTGGTTGCCCAGGAAGATGGGCATGAGAGTAGAGATGAGCTCATGGCGCAGTGTGTGCCAGGAGGGGGAGATCTGCAGCAATGCCAGGACCAACATGTCTGGGCAGTGCTTGATTGGAAAGCTAAATAGCTGCTTCACCTGCTCATACTGGCCCACCTCAGACAGTCTGAGCAGACTCTCCACCAGGTCCAGACTTTTCCTATGGTGAGTTGAGGGCAATTAgtcaaacacactgaaacatcaACACAGCATCCACCCTGTAACTTTTTGAGTAAATCAGCAATGAACCACAATCAGTAGGTCAAGCTACACATCTGATTATAAAGCACAATTTCCCACAGCAGAGAGCTTAAGATAATATATGTTTGTCAATGGTGACTTTTATTATCACATGAAATATTGTTATGATGAATATGCCAAGTGAAGCATTGCTTGAAATGTACAGCATTTGTACCCACACGAATACGCTTTcaatttaaaatgaatataatcGCCGTACACATGAGCATTTCAGCTCCATTTCAGAATCTCCATTCATTCTAACATGCCTgaaaacacatatcacatgacccTTCATGTACAGTGGGCAAATTGAATGCATCACATCATAATTTCCAACTCAGTACTTCCTGTATCTGGTTGAAATTCAAAGCCCCTTATTGTTTCAGTGGAGAGAATTCCTTAATTTtctaattaaaaggaaaaaaaaaaaaaaaagcttttattgtgaaacaataATTTACAGAGATTTATGACACCAGAGTTGCCTCTGACATAGTGTCCGTCATGACAGACAAATATATTGTGTAGTCTGAACTCGGCATAACACATGACATGAGTATATTGCCGTCTGTGGCAAAAAGATTGGGAGTCGTTGTAAAGCGCAGCAATCTTCAGAGTGGTACTGGGAGTATTATCCATCACCAGAGGAAGCCATGGCAATAGGAAAGGTGTAACGTAACCCACACAAAAATGGAGAAATCAGAAAAGGTATGTAGACTTAGCTATAATGTTTTAGCTTTACATGTAGTGACTGACAAGAGCCAATCGGGAGGCCAACAAGAGAGTCTGTGTccttgttttcaaaaatattcatttttgccCATTAAGACTAAAATGCAACACCACAGGTTTCAAACTAAAACATGATCAGCAGTATTTTTACAGCTCTCCTCTTCAGGGTTTTCAAATAAGCCACAGTAGTGTGGACACTAGGTAAAAACATAGTAATGGCTATGCATTTTAAAACGAAAATGTATTAGTGTGGCTGTAGCCTAGTGGCATGTAGGAGAAGGGCAAATAGATGTTGACAGTTTTAAAGCTTGAGTTCTTGAAATACCTGAACACTAAGCCCCATTATCAGAAATAAGCAACTACTACACCCTTCTACATAAAAGCCAAGCAGAAAGCTTCATACCAGGTGGCAATCTCCCTGTTGTCATCCTCTGGTGGGGCTTTAAGGATGTCAATAGCCACGGTGTGGCAAGGGTAGTCAGCAAAGGAAAACACTTCTGGGCTCATCAGGGAGTGCTGAATGAATGACAGCtgagaacagaaacaaaacaattttacatttaaagagGGAATACAAGGCTCAGCCACTACCACTCACACCACACAGTCTAGACAGAAATCAATTCCTACCTAGCATTATGATTCATCTTTATTAAATCCTACTCTTCTCTTTGACTGCAAAAATTAAGTTTGCCACaacaattaaaaacatgaaatcacATGATCCTATTGGAGCAGAGAAATGGTCAGTCACCTGTCCCTCTGCATGTTTCCATGGCCGATAGATGAGATCGACAGGGAAGACCTCCATGCCCAACCCCCTCTGAATGCCATACACCACTATGTGCAGGCCTTTACTGTCCCGGATTATAAATCCTGGGTGGTCCAGTTCGTATGTCACCTCTTTGAAGTTCAGGTTGGGATTCtaggacaaagacaaaaatcCACAAATTTAACCGCGTCAGGTTTTTGAAAGTAGTCTGGCACAAAAAACTCTTCCAGGAACATTCAGCATCAGGGTTATGACAGGCTAGTGTATGTATTCACTTGTTTAATGAATTCAATTTGAAAAAAAGTAATTCCAGAGTGACATAATGAAACGCCGGTCACTTAGCCTACAGTACTTTACGGAAGAATAAAGTGTGAAAAGGCCATTTTAAAGTAACATGTTTGTAAAGGCGAAGTGCCATCAAATTTTGAGTGCCGAAATGGAATTGATTTGCAAATTTGGTTGCAACTGCAAAATGCGCTCTACTGCATTAAACCTTTACACTCAAATCTGTTTTAATTttggcaaagtgttttcagtggccatgtggggaaaaaaaataggaAATAATTAGGAAAGTAAAAGGAAAAGTAACGGCTAGTTTATTGAGATAAACAGAGTCCCTTACCACTTCTTTCACGACATCGATGAGAACCTCAACGTTCCAAGTGTGTGCCTGCGAGCCATCGTTCTTATCCTTACCATCGCTCCAGATACCACTTCCTGGAGCTGAGATGGACtgcaagagaaaacaaaagaagagaAAATTTAAGCTCTGGTGCTTTGAAATGTTAAGAATCCAGAACAATACACTCAACCAGCTTGAGCCAACATCTAAATACTAAAGTTATTAAATCAAATGACTGTGATACTATCCCTTTGATTTATTCCTTGCATATCACTCAGAGTCATCAACCAACCAATTCTCCAGTTGTACAGCgttagtttgtttttaatttaggtCAATGTGATGATTTTACAGTAcacacatttactgtatgtttatGTCTGAGCTGTTCTCATACATTTTCATTAAAGCCATTCCCAGCTAAAAGCCAGAACAAAGTTGCCCTAGCAGATCTAAGTAGCATAAATTCGATGAAACACAGTTTTAATTGATCCTATGACTGGACACTTTTCcataaaaataaggaaaaaacaGACTAGGTAAGCATAGTTTCATCACTTCACATTTGCACCTCTTGGTTTGTAGTATGTGTGAACAGAAATGGACAGCAACTAAATTTTCCTTTGGCCCTAATTGAGTAAATCAAGTACAGTGGTCAAAGTGCTTCTGGCAGTCGGTGGCCAATCAAATCAAGCAACTCACCTGAAGTGGGATGCCATCAGTAAGGCCAGAGTGGGTACGAGCCATCATGCCAAGGACCCTGGCTACCTGGCTGGCAGTCACCTCTCTCACCCCATACTGAATGATTATGTTTCTGCACTCATCCAGACTGGAAAGACAAAAGGACAGGTCAGTGCTGACCATTACCCTAAACATTCACATATCaattaaaatcacacaaaaatgcattaggataaagttaaaaaaatgtttttaacatgAAGATGTATGCAATTTTTCATATATTAATGTTTGCAAAACATGTTACTAGAAACATTTGATCATATGCATGATATCACATCTCCAGATCTGTCAAATTGCAAAATGGTGTTGTGTGAAGGGAAGGTGTCAATGGGTGCTTTTTATTATGCTGACTTATGCTTCCTTGCGTCCTCTCTACTCCCATGACCCAAAAATTGTTCCCTTTCCACCATCATGGAGGATTTTCAAATACTGTAAATGCATGCCAACAAGACAAGGAGAGGGGAGACTTCTGGAGGAGCGTGGAGCAAAGACACAGTGATGTATCCTACATATCTCCTCCTCACATCTCTCTCTCATATTCTCGCTGAGAGGAGCCAAGATGCCAGACCCAAGTGAGGGTAGCGAGGAGAGACATGAGCAAGATGAAAAAGCACCCATTGTATGAGGTCTATATTCAGCTTCTCATCTATTTACCATGCAGGCATTAGCACCTTGGTGGCCAATTTTGCCTTAAGTGTTCCTGAAGTGGTCTTGGTCATATGATTACACTGCATTCACTTAaggattttgttttaattttttttacacaacagCTAATCTA is part of the Epinephelus lanceolatus isolate andai-2023 chromosome 5, ASM4190304v1, whole genome shotgun sequence genome and encodes:
- the cnot1 gene encoding CCR4-NOT transcription complex subunit 1 isoform X4, with the translated sequence MNLDSLSLALSQISYLVDNLTKKNYRASQQEIQHIVNRHGPEADRHLLRCLFSHVDFSGDGKSSGKDFHQTQFLIQECVSLISKPNFIATLCYAIDNPLHYQKSLKPSAHLFTQLSKVLKLSKVQEVIFGLALLNSSNADLRGFAAQFIKQKLPDLLRSYVDADLGGNQEGGFQDIAIEVLQLLLSHLLFGQKGASGVGQEQIDAFLKTLCRDFPQERCPVVLAPLLYPEKRDILMDRILPDSGELAKTMMESSLAEFMQEVGYGFCASLDECRNIIIQYGVREVTASQVARVLGMMARTHSGLTDGIPLQSISAPGSGIWSDGKDKNDGSQAHTWNVEVLIDVVKEVNPNLNFKEVTYELDHPGFIIRDSKGLHIVVYGIQRGLGMEVFPVDLIYRPWKHAEGQLSFIQHSLMSPEVFSFADYPCHTVAIDILKAPPEDDNREIATWKSLDLVESLLRLSEVGQYEQVKQLFSFPIKHCPDMLVLALLQISPSWHTLRHELISTLMPIFLGNHPNSAIILHYAWHGQGQSPSIRQLIMHSMAEWYMRGEQYDQAKLSRILDVAQDLKSLSMLLNGTPFAFVIDLAALASRREYLKLDKWLTDKIREHGEPFIQACVTFLKRRCPSIMGGLAPDKDQPKSAQLPPETLATMLACLQSCAGSVSQELSETILTMVANCSNVMNKARQPPPGVMPKGRAPSTSSLDAISPVQMDSLSGMGSLNLGGTATSHTQSMQGFPTSLSSAFSNPQSPAKAFPPLSNPNPSTPFGGIGSLSSQLPGPLGTGIGSGIGSSLGMSTVNTDPFGTRKMSTPGLNPPTFQQTDLSQVWPEANQHFSKEIDDEANSYFQRIYNHPPHPTMSVDEVLEMLQRFKDSTIKREREVFNCMLRNLFEEYRFFPQYPDKELHITACLFGGIIEKGLVTYMALGLALRYVLEALRKPYGSKMYYFGIAALDRFKNRLKDYPQYCQHLASIAHFLQFPHHLQECVQYIEYGQQSRDPPVKMQGSITTPGSLALAQVQAQSQQPGVPKAPQPGQPSTLVTTTTTTTTVAKTPTITRPTPSSFKKDVPPSINTTNIDTLLVATDQTERIVEPPENVQEKIAFIFNNLSQSNMTQKVEELKETVKEEFMPWVSQYLVMKRVSIEPNFHSLYSNFLDTLKNPEFVKMVLNETYRNIKVLLTSDKAAANFSDRSLLKNLGHWLGMITLAKNKPILYTDLEVKSLLLEAYVKGQQELLYVVPFVAKVLESSLRSMVFRPQNPWTMAIMNVLAELHQEHDLKLNLKFEIEVLCKNLSLDINDLKPGSLLKDKEKLKSLEEQLSAPKKEAKPPEEMLPVSTTGDFVPFAAPPSTPAATTTTCTTTGPPTPQFSYHDINVYALAGLAPHININVNIPLLQAHPQLKQCVRQSVERAVQELVHPVVDRSIKIAMTTCEQIIRKDFALDSEESRMRVAAHHMMRNLTAGMAMITCREPLLMSIATNLKNSFAAALRAPTPQQREMMEEAAARIAQDNCELACCFIQKTAVEKAGPEMDKRLATEFELRKHARQEGRRYCDPVVLTYQAERMPEQIRLKVGGVDPKQLAVYEEFARNVPGFLPSNDLSQPTGFLAQPMKQQAWATDDVAQIYDKCMADLEQHLHAIPPALAMNPLTQALRSLLEAVALARNSRDGIAALGLLQKAVEGLLDATSGADADLLLRYRECHLLVLKALQDGRAYGPQWCNKQITRCLIECRDEYKYNVEAVELLIRNHLVNMQQYDLHLAQSMENGLHYMAVAFAMQLVKLLLVDERSVSHVTEADLFHTIETLMRTCAHSRANAPEGLPQLMDVVRSNYEAMIDRAHGGPNFMMHSGISQASEYDDPPGLREKAEYLLREWVNLYHSAAAGRDSTKAFSAFVGQMHQQGILKTDDLITRFFRLCTEMCVEISYRAQAEQQHNPAASAAIIRAKCYHNLDAFVRLIALLVKHSGEATNTVTKINLLNKVLGIVVGVLIQDHDVRQTEFQQLPYHRIFIMLLLELNAPEHVLETINFQTLTAFCNTFHILRPTKAPGFVYAWLELISHRIFIARMLAHTPQQKGWPMYAQLLIDLFKYLAPFLRNVELNKPMQILYKGTLRVLLVLLHDFPEFLCDYHYGFCDVIPPNCIQLRNLILSAFPRNMRLPDPFTPNLKVDMLSEINIAPRILTNFTGVMPSQFKKDLDSYLKTRSPVTFLSELRSNLQVSNEPGNRYNIQLINALVLYVGTQAIAHIHNKGSTPSMSTITHSAHMDIFQNLAVDLDTEGRYLFLNAIANQLRYPNSHTHYFSCTMLYLFAEANTEAIQEQITRVLLERLIVNRPHPWGLLITFIELIKNPAFKFWSHDFVHCAPEIEKLFQSVAQCCMGQKQAQQVMEGTGAS